The Nocardioides campestrisoli genome includes a window with the following:
- a CDS encoding serine hydrolase domain-containing protein — MIERRQSCLDLAQSEGRLSSVLGAVFDRYGVVWAGASGEGAGLDGQYRIGSITKTMTAVLVMQARDAGLVDLDEPVSRHLGPVGYGEATPRQLLSHTAGLQNEPCGPWWERNRGGDFAALAAANDGSGRVARPGEMFHYSNLGYALLGEVLVRVTGTSWRQLVVERLLIPLGMTQTSYLPRPSAQPGWSVDHFTGERRLEPLANTGAMAPAGQLWSTIADLVLWGQFLSGARPDMLDPSSLAEMTTPVTEDFGLGIRLLPGTGGLLVGHSGSMPGYLAALFVDPGSGIGGTVLANATTGVDQTQLVLDLIDGDFVDELPVPWVPTAELPPEVAGIPGLWFWGNSATEVRWHNQVLEVRPMTPPGAPSRFALVDGVLVGTEGYHRGETLHVSRDATGAVTCLEASTFVYTRVPYGTETAAGRTPRL, encoded by the coding sequence ATGATCGAACGTCGTCAGTCCTGCCTCGACCTCGCCCAGTCCGAGGGCCGGCTCTCCTCGGTGCTGGGGGCCGTCTTCGACCGGTACGGCGTGGTCTGGGCGGGTGCCTCCGGGGAGGGGGCGGGACTGGACGGCCAGTATCGGATCGGGTCGATCACCAAGACCATGACCGCGGTCCTGGTGATGCAGGCGCGTGACGCCGGACTGGTCGACCTGGACGAGCCGGTCTCCCGGCACCTGGGACCCGTGGGGTACGGCGAGGCCACGCCCCGCCAGCTGCTCAGCCACACCGCGGGGCTCCAGAACGAGCCCTGCGGACCGTGGTGGGAGCGCAACCGCGGCGGAGACTTCGCCGCGCTCGCCGCCGCCAACGACGGCTCGGGCCGGGTGGCGCGGCCCGGGGAGATGTTCCACTACTCCAACCTGGGCTACGCACTGCTGGGCGAGGTGCTGGTGCGGGTCACCGGCACCTCCTGGCGACAGCTGGTGGTGGAGCGCCTGCTGATCCCGCTGGGCATGACCCAGACCTCGTACCTCCCCCGGCCGTCGGCCCAACCGGGATGGAGCGTCGACCACTTCACCGGGGAGCGTCGGCTGGAGCCGCTGGCCAACACCGGCGCGATGGCGCCCGCCGGGCAGCTCTGGTCGACCATCGCCGACCTGGTGCTGTGGGGGCAGTTCCTCTCCGGCGCCCGGCCGGACATGCTCGATCCCTCCTCGCTGGCGGAGATGACCACTCCGGTGACCGAGGACTTCGGGCTCGGGATCCGGCTGCTCCCCGGTACCGGTGGTCTGCTGGTGGGGCACTCCGGCTCGATGCCGGGGTACCTCGCCGCGCTGTTCGTGGACCCCGGCTCCGGGATCGGCGGGACCGTGCTGGCGAACGCCACGACCGGCGTCGACCAGACGCAGCTGGTGCTCGACCTGATCGACGGGGACTTCGTCGACGAGCTGCCCGTGCCGTGGGTTCCGACCGCTGAGCTGCCGCCGGAGGTGGCGGGCATCCCGGGGCTCTGGTTCTGGGGCAACAGCGCCACCGAGGTGCGGTGGCACAACCAGGTGCTGGAGGTCAGGCCGATGACCCCGCCCGGGGCGCCCTCGCGCTTCGCCCTGGTCGACGGGGTGCTCGTCGGCACCGAGGGATACCACCGCGGCGAGACCCTGCACGTGTCCCGGGACGCGACTGGTGCGGTGACGTGCCTGGAGGCGTCCACGTTCGTGTACACCCGGGTCCCGTACGGGACCGAGACCGCGGCGGGCCGTACGCCTCGCCTCTGA
- the gcvH gene encoding glycine cleavage system protein GcvH, which produces MYPEDLKYSAEHEWVRLADTPDTVRVGITHFAQDALGDIVYVSLPELGEVLTAGDACGELESTKSVSDVYAPVSGEVVGRNESLESTPELVNNDPYAGGWLYEVALSDPSELDGLLDSATYQQGLDAG; this is translated from the coding sequence ATGTACCCCGAGGACCTGAAGTACAGCGCCGAGCACGAGTGGGTGCGTCTCGCCGACACCCCCGACACGGTGCGGGTGGGCATCACCCACTTCGCCCAGGACGCCCTGGGGGACATCGTCTACGTCTCCTTGCCCGAGCTGGGCGAGGTGCTCACCGCGGGCGACGCGTGCGGCGAGCTGGAGTCGACCAAGTCGGTCAGCGACGTCTACGCGCCGGTCAGCGGCGAGGTGGTCGGGCGGAACGAGTCGCTGGAGTCGACGCCCGAGCTGGTCAACAACGACCCCTACGCCGGCGGCTGGCTCTACGAGGTGGCCCTCTCGGACCCCTCCGAGCTGGACGGGCTCCTGGATTCGGCCACCTACCAGCAGGGTCTGGACGCCGGATGA
- a CDS encoding metallopeptidase TldD-related protein → MIDNPSPQELVELALSSSTADDCLVILEDRTSANLRWATNTLTTNGVMHGVQVTVISFVRSAGGTATRSASSSATTRAQVEALVAQADAAARASEPAEDAAPLAADEASPDWAEPPVGTDIAVFGSFAPALGEAFLRAGAQQRLLYGFVFHEMTTTYLGSTTGLRLRHVQPTGHYGVTGKTDDLARSAWVGGATRDFAGIDPLALDAELATRLGWAQRRVDLPAGRYDTVLPPTAVADLMIDTYWSAGARVAHDGQSVFSGRAGGTRLGEQMVAPGTTLFSDPAYPGLECTPFVVAGASGNTSSVFDNGLPLGRTAWLDDGRLTALLQTRHSAGLTGQPVTPAIDNLVLEVEGGTRGDSADLVAHVERGLLLTCLWYIREVDPQTLLLTGLTRDGVYLVEGGEITGAVNNFRFNESPLDLLRRVTDAGDTVPAFSREWGEDYFSRTAMPALRIPDFNMSSVSQAL, encoded by the coding sequence GTGATCGACAATCCCTCCCCCCAGGAGCTCGTGGAGCTCGCCCTCTCCTCCTCCACGGCGGACGACTGCCTGGTGATCCTGGAGGACCGCACCAGCGCGAACCTGCGCTGGGCGACCAACACGCTGACCACCAACGGCGTGATGCACGGCGTCCAGGTCACGGTGATCTCGTTCGTGCGCTCGGCCGGCGGGACGGCGACCCGTTCCGCGTCCTCCTCGGCGACCACGCGGGCACAGGTCGAGGCCCTGGTCGCCCAGGCCGACGCGGCGGCCCGCGCCTCGGAGCCGGCGGAGGATGCTGCGCCGCTGGCGGCCGACGAGGCCTCGCCCGACTGGGCCGAGCCACCGGTCGGCACGGACATCGCCGTCTTCGGCTCCTTCGCCCCGGCTCTCGGCGAGGCGTTCCTGCGCGCCGGCGCGCAGCAGCGGTTGCTCTACGGCTTCGTCTTCCACGAGATGACCACCACCTACCTGGGCAGCACCACCGGTCTGCGACTGCGCCACGTACAGCCCACCGGGCACTACGGGGTCACCGGCAAGACCGACGACCTCGCCCGGAGCGCCTGGGTCGGCGGCGCCACCCGCGACTTCGCCGGGATCGATCCGCTCGCCCTCGATGCCGAGCTCGCCACCCGGCTGGGCTGGGCGCAGCGCCGGGTCGACCTTCCCGCGGGGCGGTACGACACCGTGCTGCCGCCGACCGCGGTGGCCGACCTGATGATCGACACCTACTGGAGCGCCGGAGCGCGGGTCGCCCACGACGGTCAGTCCGTCTTCAGCGGCAGGGCGGGCGGCACCAGGCTCGGGGAGCAGATGGTCGCGCCCGGGACCACCCTCTTCTCCGACCCCGCCTACCCCGGGCTGGAGTGCACCCCCTTCGTGGTGGCCGGCGCCTCGGGCAACACCTCCTCGGTCTTCGACAACGGACTGCCCCTGGGCCGGACCGCCTGGCTGGACGACGGTCGCCTCACCGCTCTGCTGCAGACCCGGCACTCCGCCGGCCTGACCGGACAGCCGGTCACCCCTGCCATCGACAACCTGGTGCTCGAGGTCGAGGGAGGCACCCGCGGCGACTCGGCCGACCTGGTCGCCCACGTCGAGCGAGGACTCCTGCTGACCTGTCTGTGGTACATCCGCGAGGTCGATCCGCAGACGCTTCTGCTCACCGGGCTCACCCGGGACGGCGTCTACCTGGTGGAGGGGGGCGAGATCACCGGGGCGGTCAACAACTTCCGCTTCAACGAGAGCCCGCTGGACCTGCTCCGACGGGTCACCGACGCCGGCGACACCGTGCCGGCGTTCAGCCGGGAGTGGGGTGAGGACTACTTCAGCCGGACGGCGATGCCGGCCCTGCGCATCCCGGACTTCAACATGTCGAGCGTCTCCCAGGCCCTCTGA
- a CDS encoding FHA domain-containing protein — MPFCTACGKPNPDDARFCAQCGSRLVAETSGEPEGAPAHEASDSTATIAIANERAESSDRALSPVDAAAVDALPAGSALLVVQRGPGAGSRFLLDTDLVAAGRHPESEIFLDDVTVSRRHAEFRREGGVFRVSDVGSLNGTYVNRDRIDQVELSDGDEVQIGKYRLVFFAGHVAG, encoded by the coding sequence ATGCCGTTCTGCACGGCCTGCGGGAAGCCCAATCCTGACGACGCGCGATTCTGCGCCCAGTGCGGGTCCAGACTCGTCGCCGAGACGTCGGGGGAGCCCGAGGGGGCCCCGGCGCACGAAGCGAGCGACTCGACCGCCACGATCGCGATCGCGAACGAGCGCGCCGAGAGCTCCGACCGGGCGCTGAGCCCGGTCGACGCAGCGGCCGTCGACGCACTGCCCGCCGGCTCGGCCCTGCTGGTCGTCCAGCGCGGCCCGGGTGCGGGGAGCCGGTTCCTCCTGGACACCGACCTGGTCGCCGCCGGCCGGCACCCGGAGTCGGAGATCTTCCTCGACGACGTCACCGTCTCCCGTCGGCACGCGGAGTTCCGCCGTGAGGGCGGCGTGTTCCGGGTCAGCGACGTCGGCAGCCTCAACGGCACCTACGTCAACCGGGACCGCATCGACCAGGTGGAGCTCAGCGACGGCGACGAGGTCCAGATCGGGAAGTACCGGCTGGTCTTCTTCGCCGGGCACGTGGCCGGCTGA
- the ftsR gene encoding transcriptional regulator FtsR, with protein MNIGQVLDLLRPDFPGITIPKIRFLEDKGLIKPERTPAGYRKFSPDDVDRLRYVLRMQRDHYLPLKVIGEHLDAIDRGLEPPPIEAVVPTVPQVALASDGLPSPESFARRSDVRLSRRELLKIAEVSEELLAQLEQFGLITPRPGTGHYDTDALVIAKTARELADFGFEPRHLRAFKTAADREVGLVEQVVAPLKRGRDASARARADEAVSEIAALSVRLHATLVKNGLQGS; from the coding sequence ATGAACATCGGGCAGGTGCTCGATCTCCTCCGCCCGGACTTCCCGGGGATCACCATCCCCAAGATCCGGTTCCTCGAGGACAAAGGGCTGATCAAGCCCGAGCGGACGCCCGCCGGCTATCGCAAGTTCTCTCCCGACGACGTCGACCGGCTGCGCTACGTCCTGCGCATGCAGCGGGACCACTACCTGCCGCTCAAGGTCATCGGGGAGCACCTCGACGCCATCGACCGCGGACTGGAGCCGCCGCCCATCGAGGCGGTCGTGCCGACGGTGCCGCAGGTGGCGCTGGCCAGCGACGGGCTGCCTTCGCCTGAGTCGTTCGCGCGCCGGTCCGACGTACGGCTCTCACGCCGCGAGCTGCTGAAGATCGCCGAGGTCAGCGAGGAGCTCCTCGCCCAGCTGGAGCAGTTCGGCCTGATCACCCCGCGGCCGGGCACGGGTCACTACGACACCGACGCCCTGGTCATCGCCAAGACGGCGCGCGAGCTCGCCGACTTCGGCTTCGAGCCCCGGCACCTGCGCGCGTTCAAGACCGCCGCCGACCGCGAGGTCGGGCTGGTCGAGCAGGTGGTGGCGCCGCTCAAGCGCGGCCGCGACGCCTCGGCCAGGGCGCGGGCGGACGAGGCCGTGAGCGAGATCGCCGCCCTGTCGGTCCGGCTGCACGCGACGCTGGTCAAGAACGGCCTGCAGGGCAGCTGA
- a CDS encoding CU044_5270 family protein, with product MHTTDRAHDQLVRELLELAPPPDPQPLDDQSRARLESELLSVIHQHVIHQPVIHEPVIHEPAIHRPARARARDLLGRVGPAALVAACLAAVVGVGALALQPSTPAQGPTALPVRAEPDAVRALDGLTSIALGTATPTVAEDQFVYVRSTVISNEGTLGGAVTLGEPHEREIWLSQAGSTDELGLIREDGQDWPVTSGGYVAPAGPERPTYRWLSSLPADPDALIKEIASQQHLGSPVSSDQYAFERIGDMISEGLVPPDLSGHLFQALTKIPGVEHTPDVQDAVGRRGFGISRTDEFSGVTAMWVFRPSSPVPLGTRWYLSGRGGSPAVLFGATAVLERGVADAIGVRPGDRGPAAT from the coding sequence ATGCACACCACCGACCGCGCGCACGACCAGCTGGTCCGCGAGCTGCTCGAGCTCGCCCCTCCGCCCGACCCGCAGCCGCTCGACGACCAGTCCCGCGCCCGGCTCGAGTCAGAGCTGCTCAGCGTCATTCACCAGCACGTCATTCACCAGCCCGTCATTCACGAGCCCGTCATTCACGAGCCGGCCATCCATCGGCCCGCTCGCGCGCGAGCCCGCGACCTGCTCGGCCGGGTGGGCCCGGCCGCCCTGGTCGCCGCGTGCCTCGCCGCGGTCGTCGGGGTGGGCGCCCTGGCCCTGCAGCCGTCCACGCCGGCACAGGGACCCACGGCGCTGCCGGTACGTGCCGAGCCGGACGCCGTACGCGCACTGGACGGACTCACCTCGATCGCCCTCGGCACCGCTACGCCGACGGTGGCGGAGGACCAGTTCGTCTACGTCCGGAGCACGGTGATCAGCAACGAAGGCACCCTCGGGGGTGCGGTGACCCTCGGCGAGCCGCACGAGCGGGAGATCTGGCTCTCGCAGGCCGGCTCGACCGACGAGCTGGGCCTGATCCGCGAGGACGGCCAGGACTGGCCGGTCACCAGCGGCGGGTACGTCGCACCCGCCGGCCCCGAGCGCCCGACGTACCGATGGCTCTCGTCACTGCCCGCCGACCCCGACGCGCTGATCAAGGAGATCGCCAGCCAGCAGCACCTCGGCTCGCCGGTGTCCTCGGACCAGTACGCCTTCGAGCGGATCGGCGACATGATCTCCGAGGGACTGGTCCCGCCGGACCTCTCCGGCCACCTGTTCCAGGCGCTCACCAAGATCCCCGGCGTCGAGCACACGCCAGACGTGCAGGACGCCGTCGGACGTCGCGGGTTCGGCATCTCACGGACCGACGAGTTCTCCGGGGTGACGGCGATGTGGGTCTTCCGGCCGAGCTCGCCGGTGCCGCTGGGCACGAGGTGGTACCTGTCCGGACGCGGCGGCTCCCCCGCTGTGCTCTTCGGCGCCACGGCGGTGCTCGAACGCGGGGTCGCCGACGCCATCGGTGTCCGGCCCGGCGACCGGGGACCCGCCGCCACCTGA
- a CDS encoding bifunctional nuclease family protein, translating into MREVDVIGVRVEMPSNQPIVLLREVAGDRYLPIWIGAVEATAIAFAQQGVVPPRPLTHDLMKDVLDATGAPLSEVQITEVRDGVFYALLVFGSGAQVSARPSDSIALALRTGTRIVVDEDVLDEAGLAVPAEQEDEVERFREFLDQVTPEDFEA; encoded by the coding sequence GTGCGCGAGGTAGACGTCATCGGAGTCCGGGTGGAGATGCCCTCCAACCAGCCCATCGTGCTGTTGCGCGAGGTCGCAGGGGACCGTTACCTGCCGATCTGGATCGGTGCGGTGGAGGCGACTGCGATCGCTTTCGCCCAGCAGGGGGTGGTGCCCCCACGGCCGTTGACCCACGACCTGATGAAGGACGTGCTCGACGCCACCGGAGCGCCGCTGAGCGAGGTGCAGATCACCGAGGTCCGCGACGGTGTCTTCTACGCGCTGCTCGTCTTCGGCTCCGGCGCCCAGGTCAGCGCCCGCCCCTCGGACTCGATCGCGCTGGCGCTGCGCACGGGCACGAGGATCGTGGTGGACGAGGACGTGCTGGACGAGGCCGGACTGGCCGTCCCTGCGGAGCAGGAGGACGAGGTCGAGCGGTTCCGGGAGTTCCTGGACCAGGTCACCCCGGAGGACTTCGAGGCGTGA
- a CDS encoding MerR family transcriptional regulator, translating to MLFTDDVSPLPSDAGYRGPTACNAAGITYRQLDYWARTGLVEPTVRGASGSGSQRLYSFRDILLLKVVKRLLDAGISLQQIRTAVHHLRERGTDDLTRVTLMSDGASVYECTSNDEVIDLLQGGQGVFGIAIGGVWREIEGTLSELPSEKLTTEQGPVAGDELAARRAARKIG from the coding sequence CTGCTGTTCACCGACGACGTGTCCCCGCTGCCCAGCGACGCCGGCTACCGCGGTCCCACGGCGTGCAACGCCGCCGGGATCACCTATCGGCAGCTGGACTACTGGGCGCGTACCGGCCTGGTCGAGCCGACCGTCCGCGGCGCCTCGGGCTCCGGGTCGCAGCGGCTCTACTCGTTCCGCGACATCCTGCTGCTCAAGGTGGTCAAGCGACTCCTGGACGCGGGCATCTCGCTGCAGCAGATCCGCACCGCCGTGCACCACCTGCGCGAGCGCGGGACCGACGACCTGACCAGGGTCACGCTGATGAGCGACGGTGCCTCCGTCTACGAGTGCACCAGCAACGACGAGGTGATCGACCTGCTCCAGGGCGGTCAGGGCGTCTTCGGCATCGCCATCGGGGGAGTGTGGCGCGAGATCGAGGGCACCCTCTCCGAGCTTCCCAGCGAGAAGCTGACGACGGAGCAGGGGCCCGTGGCCGGCGACGAGCTGGCGGCACGCCGCGCCGCTCGCAAGATCGGCTGA
- the gcvP gene encoding aminomethyl-transferring glycine dehydrogenase produces MSDLPRPLDLASAAFVDRHIGPRADEVQTMLAAVGHDSLDSLMDAAIPPAIRAERPLNLPAPVSEARAGAELRELAAANQVAEAMIGLGYHGTITPAVIRRNVLEDPAWYTAYTPYQPEISQGRLEALLNFQTVVGDLTGLPTANASLLDEGTAAAEAMTLVQRANRKATGPFVVDQDALPQTIAVVRTRAEAMGIEVVVADLDEGLPEGPVSGLLVQYPAASGRIHDPRPLIEAAHAQGGLAVVAADLLALTLLESPGAMGADVVVGSSQRFGVPLFYGGPHAGFMSVGQGLERHLPGRLVGVSVDAEGRPAYRLALQTREQHIRRDKATSNICTAQVLLAVVAAMYAVYHGPEGLRAIARRVHAHAASIAGALSRAGIEVEHAEFFDTLSVRVPGRAAEVVASARTLGLHLRRVDEDRVGISTSETTTGETVRTVLGAFGLEAAGDDTAPDEKLPENLRRQTPYLTHEVFSTHRSETQMLRYLRRLSARDYALDRGMIPLGSCTMKLNATAEMEPISLPGFADLHPFAPAEDAAGYHALVADLEGWLAEVTGYDEVSVQPNAGSQGELAGLLAIRGFHEANREEGAPTRDVCLIPSSAHGTNAASAVMAGMRVVVVKAREDGSVDLDDLRAKCEQHAETLAAIMVTYPSTHGAYEDSISELCEVVHAHGGQVYVDGANLNALLGYARPGEFGGDVSHLNLHKTFCIPHGGGGPGVGPVAVRSHLAPFLPSHPAHPVPGRREGIGPISAAPYGSAGILPISWAYVRMMGAEGLTRATAHAVLAANYVATRLEKYFPVLYRGHSGLVAHECILDLRPLTKETGVSAEDVAKRLVDYGFHAPTLSFPVAGTLMVEPTESEDLGEIDRFVEAMIAIRHEIDRVSAGEWSPEESPLRRAPHTAASLVGEWDRGYSRDLAVFPSGPDPDKYWPPVARIDQAYGDRNLVCSCPPPEAFAE; encoded by the coding sequence ATGTCTGACCTGCCCCGTCCCCTCGACCTTGCCTCCGCGGCCTTCGTCGACCGTCACATCGGTCCGCGGGCCGACGAGGTCCAGACCATGCTGGCGGCCGTCGGGCACGACTCGCTGGACTCGCTGATGGACGCCGCCATCCCACCGGCCATCCGGGCCGAGCGGCCGTTGAACCTGCCCGCTCCGGTCAGCGAGGCACGGGCGGGTGCGGAGCTGCGCGAGCTGGCGGCCGCGAACCAGGTCGCCGAGGCGATGATCGGGCTGGGCTACCACGGCACCATCACCCCGGCGGTGATCCGGCGCAACGTCCTCGAGGACCCGGCCTGGTACACCGCCTACACGCCGTACCAGCCGGAGATCTCCCAGGGCCGGCTCGAGGCGCTGCTCAACTTCCAGACGGTCGTCGGTGACCTGACCGGTCTACCGACGGCCAACGCCTCGCTGCTGGACGAGGGCACCGCGGCGGCCGAGGCGATGACGCTGGTACAGCGGGCGAACCGGAAGGCGACCGGACCGTTCGTGGTCGACCAGGACGCACTGCCCCAGACCATCGCGGTGGTGCGCACACGCGCCGAGGCGATGGGCATCGAGGTCGTGGTGGCCGACCTGGACGAGGGACTGCCGGAGGGCCCGGTGAGCGGACTGCTCGTCCAGTACCCGGCGGCCTCGGGCAGGATCCACGACCCCCGGCCGCTGATCGAGGCCGCGCACGCGCAGGGCGGGCTCGCCGTGGTCGCCGCCGACCTGCTGGCGCTCACCCTGCTCGAGTCGCCGGGCGCGATGGGGGCCGACGTGGTGGTCGGCTCATCCCAGCGGTTCGGCGTCCCGCTCTTCTACGGCGGACCGCACGCCGGCTTCATGTCCGTGGGCCAGGGGCTCGAGCGGCACCTGCCCGGTCGACTGGTCGGGGTCTCGGTGGACGCGGAGGGCAGGCCGGCGTACCGGCTCGCTCTGCAGACCCGGGAGCAGCACATCCGTCGGGACAAGGCGACCTCCAACATCTGCACGGCCCAGGTCCTGCTGGCCGTGGTCGCCGCCATGTACGCCGTCTACCACGGTCCCGAGGGACTGCGGGCGATCGCGCGTCGCGTGCACGCGCACGCGGCGTCCATCGCGGGCGCCCTGAGCCGGGCGGGCATCGAGGTGGAGCACGCCGAGTTCTTCGACACCCTCTCGGTCCGGGTGCCGGGCCGGGCCGCCGAGGTCGTCGCGTCGGCGCGGACCCTCGGCCTGCACCTGCGGCGGGTCGACGAGGACCGGGTGGGAATCTCCACGTCCGAGACCACCACCGGCGAGACGGTGCGAACGGTGCTGGGGGCGTTCGGCCTGGAGGCCGCCGGCGACGACACGGCACCCGACGAGAAGCTTCCGGAGAACCTGCGGCGACAGACGCCCTACCTGACCCACGAGGTCTTCTCCACCCACCGCAGCGAGACCCAGATGCTGCGCTACCTGCGCCGGCTCTCCGCCCGCGACTACGCGCTGGACCGGGGGATGATCCCGCTCGGCTCGTGCACGATGAAGCTCAACGCGACCGCGGAGATGGAGCCGATCAGCCTGCCGGGCTTCGCCGACCTGCACCCCTTCGCGCCCGCGGAGGACGCGGCCGGCTACCACGCGCTGGTCGCCGACCTGGAGGGCTGGCTGGCCGAGGTGACCGGCTACGACGAGGTGTCGGTCCAGCCCAACGCCGGGTCGCAGGGCGAGCTGGCGGGACTGCTGGCGATCCGCGGATTCCACGAGGCCAACCGTGAGGAGGGGGCGCCGACGCGCGACGTGTGCCTGATCCCGTCGTCGGCGCACGGCACGAACGCCGCGTCGGCTGTGATGGCCGGCATGCGGGTGGTCGTGGTGAAGGCCCGTGAGGACGGGTCGGTGGACCTCGACGACCTGCGTGCCAAATGCGAGCAGCACGCCGAGACCCTCGCCGCCATCATGGTCACGTACCCCTCCACCCACGGCGCGTACGAGGACAGCATCAGCGAGCTGTGCGAGGTGGTCCACGCCCACGGAGGGCAGGTCTACGTCGACGGGGCCAACCTCAACGCGCTCCTGGGCTACGCGCGGCCCGGGGAGTTCGGTGGCGACGTCTCCCACCTCAACCTGCACAAGACGTTCTGCATCCCGCACGGCGGTGGCGGGCCCGGGGTCGGCCCGGTCGCGGTCCGCTCGCACCTGGCGCCCTTCCTGCCCTCGCACCCTGCCCACCCGGTGCCGGGACGGCGCGAGGGCATCGGCCCGATCAGCGCCGCGCCGTACGGCTCGGCCGGCATCCTGCCGATCTCCTGGGCGTACGTGCGGATGATGGGCGCCGAGGGACTCACCCGGGCCACCGCGCACGCGGTCCTTGCCGCCAACTACGTGGCGACCCGGCTGGAGAAGTACTTCCCCGTGCTCTACCGGGGCCACTCCGGGCTGGTCGCCCACGAGTGCATCCTCGACCTGCGGCCCCTGACCAAGGAGACCGGGGTGAGCGCCGAGGACGTGGCCAAGCGGCTGGTGGACTACGGGTTCCACGCGCCGACGCTGTCGTTCCCGGTGGCGGGCACCCTGATGGTCGAGCCGACCGAGTCCGAGGACCTGGGCGAGATCGACCGGTTCGTGGAGGCGATGATCGCCATCCGGCACGAGATCGACCGGGTCTCGGCGGGCGAGTGGAGCCCCGAGGAGTCCCCCCTGCGCCGCGCCCCGCACACCGCGGCGTCGCTGGTGGGGGAGTGGGACCGCGGCTACTCCCGCGACCTCGCGGTCTTCCCGAGCGGACCCGACCCGGACAAGTACTGGCCGCCCGTGGCCCGCATCGACCAGGCGTACGGCGACCGCAACCTGGTCTGCTCGTGCCCACCCCCGGAGGCCTTCGCCGAATGA
- a CDS encoding TldD/PmbA family protein, with translation MDHREVDPSFLSLPLDELARVALERAAERGASHADFRLERNLYQHLAVRDSALQGVSDVADLGFAVRVLHRGAWGFASGVALSAEEVRRVADQALAVAELAASMTTEPVVLAPEPVHADATWVSAYDVNPFAVPTGEKAAMLIDWTARLTRHPVVDHAAASLQQVQENKYYADLAGTRTTQQRIRVQPGFEAMGSDERAGTFDSMASLAPPVGRGWEYVTGTGWDWDAELAEVPDLLAEKLRAPSVQAGTYDLVIDPSNLWLTIHESVGHATELDRALGYEASYAGTSFATYDQLGSLVYGSPAMHVTGDRTVEHGLATTGYDDEGVATQAWDIVRDGILVGYQLDRAMAAARPELNGGRSNGCAYADSPGHVPVQRMANVSLQPAQDGPSTEELISQVERGLYVVGDKSWSIDMQRFNFQFTGQRFFTIENGRLGGQVRDVAYQATTTEFWGSMEAVGGPQTWVLGGAFNCGKAQPGQVAAVSHGCPSALFRDVRILNTDDEAGA, from the coding sequence ATGGACCATCGGGAAGTCGATCCCTCCTTCCTCAGCCTCCCGCTCGACGAGCTGGCACGTGTCGCCCTGGAGCGTGCCGCCGAGCGGGGTGCATCGCACGCCGACTTCAGGCTGGAGCGCAACCTCTACCAGCACCTGGCGGTGCGCGACTCCGCCCTCCAGGGAGTCAGCGACGTGGCGGACCTCGGCTTCGCGGTCCGAGTGCTCCACCGAGGTGCCTGGGGGTTCGCGAGCGGCGTGGCGCTCAGCGCCGAGGAGGTACGACGGGTGGCCGACCAGGCCCTCGCCGTCGCCGAGCTGGCCGCCAGCATGACCACCGAACCGGTCGTGCTGGCGCCGGAGCCGGTGCACGCCGATGCCACCTGGGTCTCCGCCTACGACGTGAACCCGTTCGCCGTGCCGACCGGCGAGAAGGCGGCGATGCTGATCGACTGGACCGCACGGCTGACCCGGCACCCGGTCGTCGACCACGCGGCCGCGAGCCTGCAGCAGGTCCAGGAGAACAAGTACTACGCGGACCTCGCCGGCACCCGGACCACCCAGCAGCGGATCCGGGTCCAGCCGGGCTTCGAGGCGATGGGCTCCGACGAGCGCGCCGGCACCTTCGACTCGATGGCCTCCCTGGCGCCGCCCGTGGGCCGGGGCTGGGAGTACGTGACGGGCACCGGGTGGGACTGGGACGCCGAGCTCGCCGAAGTGCCGGACCTGCTCGCCGAGAAGCTGCGGGCCCCCAGCGTGCAGGCCGGGACGTACGACCTGGTCATCGACCCGTCCAACCTGTGGCTGACCATCCACGAGTCGGTGGGCCACGCCACCGAGCTGGACCGGGCGCTGGGCTACGAGGCGAGCTACGCCGGCACCTCGTTCGCCACCTACGACCAGCTGGGCTCCCTCGTCTACGGCTCCCCCGCCATGCACGTCACCGGCGACCGGACCGTCGAGCACGGCCTGGCCACGACCGGCTACGACGACGAGGGCGTGGCGACCCAGGCCTGGGACATCGTGCGGGACGGGATCCTCGTGGGCTACCAGCTCGACCGGGCGATGGCCGCGGCCCGGCCCGAGCTCAACGGCGGAAGGTCCAACGGCTGCGCGTACGCCGACTCCCCCGGACACGTCCCCGTCCAGCGGATGGCCAACGTGTCGCTCCAACCGGCACAGGACGGTCCCAGCACCGAGGAGCTGATCTCCCAGGTGGAGCGCGGGCTCTACGTGGTCGGCGACAAGAGCTGGTCGATCGACATGCAGCGGTTCAACTTCCAGTTCACCGGTCAGCGGTTCTTCACCATCGAGAACGGGCGCTTGGGTGGCCAGGTGCGCGACGTCGCCTACCAGGCGACCACCACCGAGTTCTGGGGGTCCATGGAAGCGGTGGGCGGTCCGCAGACCTGGGTGCTCGGCGGTGCCTTCAACTGCGGGAAGGCCCAGCCGGGGCAGGTAGCGGCCGTCAGTCACGGCTGTCCCAGCGCACTGTTCCGGGACGTCCGCATCCTCAACACCGACGACGAGGCAGGCGCGTGA